One segment of Pelecanus crispus isolate bPelCri1 chromosome 2, bPelCri1.pri, whole genome shotgun sequence DNA contains the following:
- the DIPK1C gene encoding divergent protein kinase domain 1C, whose protein sequence is MRGIAGFTRLRLKTWRRCTPVLLLLWAACWVVVSALLFLLHRSVFSERCTDEKSHRMLARLCLDYSSGALTGDLCEDLCVAQKLVYKHCLYYDRGKKVIQADWRGQPIILKSKKEIFSSYQHLSMLEEVETQNIPETELLLMVALEVKNVLGLELSNNTMGPLWTKKKGPRWKAQVASMWSLLQQEEYIYFSLLQDLSKHVLRIIGSCGHFYAVEYLTAGHAWHKTLFPLENVVGPSLAGHRSRVRAVVDIALSFLDMVQHFDNDFSHRLHLCDIKPENFAIRHDLTVVAIDVDMAFFEPKMRDILEQNCTGDEDCNFFDCFSKCNLKIRKCGAQRANNNLQVICDKIFRHWFSPNLRGPLVSLPLQLQLQKAVQECAEPGHVDAAGHQRTLKSLSELYHLLRVTQRELQRAE, encoded by the exons ATGAGGGGCATCGCGGGCTTCACGAGGCTGCGGCTCAAAACCTGGCGGCGATGCACGCCggtgctcctcctcctctgggcTGCCTGCTGGGTGGTGGTGAGCGccttgctcttcctcctccaccgGAGCGTCTTCTCCGAGCGCTGCACGGACGAGAAAAGCCACCGGATGCTGGCGAGGCTG TGTCTTGACTACAGCAGCGGAGCCCTGACTGGTGACCTCTGTGAAGACCTGTGTGTGGCACAGAAGCTGGTGTACAAACACTGCCTTTACTATGACAGAGGTAAGAAGGTCATCCAGGCTGACTGGAGAGGCCAGCCCATCATCCTGAAATCCAAAAAGGAAATCTTCTCCAGCTACCAGCATCTCAGTATGCTAGAGGAGGTGGAAACACAGAATATTCCTGAAACAGAGCTTCTGCTGATGGTAGCCTTGGAGGTCAAAAATGTCCTGGGGCTAGAACTCTCTAACAATACCATGGGGCCCCTGTGGACAAAGAAGAAGGGACCACGTTGGAAAGCACAGGTGGCCAGCATGTGGTCCTTGCTCCAGCAGGAAGAATATATCTACTTCAGTTTGCTGCAGGACCTCAGCAAACACGTGCTACGAATTATTGGCTCTTGTGGACACTTTTATGCTGTGGAGTATCTCACAGCTGGACACGCCTGGCACAAAActctttttcccttggaaaacgTGGTCGGTCCCTCCCTTGCTGGCCACAGAAGCAGGGTGAGAGCTGTCGTTGACATTGCACTCAGCTTTCTGGACATGGTGCAGCATTTCGATAATGATTTCTCTCACAGACTTCACCTGTGTGACATCAAACCAGAAAACTTCGCTATCAGGCATGATCTCACG GTGGTGGCCATTGATGTGGATATGGCCTTTTTTGAACCCAAAATGAGGGACATCCTCGAACAGAACTGCACAGGAGACGAagattgtaatttttttgattgcttttcaaaatgcaatctgaaaatcagaaaatgtgGAGCACAGAGAGCCAATAACAACTTGCAA gTAATTTGTGACAAAATATTCCGTCATTGGTTTTCTCCAAACCTCAGAGGACCGTTGGTTTCCCtccccctgcagctgcagctgcagaaggctgTGCAGGAGTGTGCCGAGCCGGGGCACGTGGACGCTGCCGGGCACCAGAGGACTCTGAAATCTCTCTCCGAGTTATACCACCTGCTTCGGGTCACTCAGCGAGAACTGCAAAGGGCAGAGTAG